From the genome of Solanum lycopersicum chromosome 7, SLM_r2.1:
TTATGATGGCTTCTTCATTAAGTAGGCCAACCaacccccccaccccaccccaccccaccccacacaTACAAAGGTTAGGTTGAAGTATGTCAATGCATGATACTAAAAAGTACTAGAATTGATCATCCACCTTGTAGTTATAAAATGGTAGGCTTGATTAATTAAGCATGAGGTTCCTATAATATCTTCATGTGATATGTTTTATATTTGAGTATCATAATAcaacaatatattatatgaagttGTGATAGGTAGAAGTCagtaaaaattttatatgtcttttatttatatcaaatcaatcaGCATATTTCATATAGTATAAGACAATCTTGTAGTGATACAAATGTTATAACACGTTTaagatcataaattttaattttcttataataatcACATGACAAATATATCTCATATTAGACCACTAGTTAATAttgtttctttcttaaactttaaATAATTCATGTCATCAAATTATTGTTTAACATAaatcagaaaagaaaaaaagaagcacTATATATGAAGGTCACCTTTGATTTATTACTTAACCATAATCAACTATTATGATTTAGAGTAAACAAAAATGTGTTAGTAAGTTTTTTCTCCATAGGGAATTGTAGGCACAATAGGGCATGGTAGAGTAGATTTGCATAATTAATTCTTATTATAATCGATCAAAAAACATActaacaataacatattcagtTTAGTTTCATAAGCAAAGTATGAATAAGGATGAGCGTATTCCACTGCCttatataagataaaaaattattttcgacaGATTctcaacttaaaaaaaaaaaacattttcaaaaatagGTAACAAGTCAAAAAGTAAGTTCATATTTTCTATCACTTCTAGCATGCAAAGTGCAACTTAAATAATTCCCCCAAGACTACATATATTCTCAACTTTCATGATGCaacttcttgaaaaagaatgtcTTCAACATAAAGAAAATTCATGGTTCCCCATTGTTAAAGCATCAAAAGGAAAGAGTGAATGAGTGGTAACTATCACTACTCACAACCCAAGTTTTCACCATCTTGTCATTGATCATGACAATGCCATTGTAATCTTCAATTCAAGATTATCCTCCAACTCATGAAGATAATATCACTAGATCAACTTTCATCAATGTCACGGCAAATGAACGAGTTGGACTGAATTTTGGAGTATCAaaatgaattgaattgtatttaAGTATATGCTGTTTTAGAAGTTTCAAgataaaaactaataataattaaataaaaaaactccATTAAGAATAAAATGTTAAAAACTACGACAAATAATTTAAGACGAAGAAACGTGAATTCGTATCcaaatttatcttcttttttttctcttataaattaaatgaaagagGACCATATTGTTGTTGACTCTTCACAACTATTGTGGTCCAAgtaattaaatcataattttctttatcaaTTTTCTTACGTAATCTCTTCATGCAAATGTCTTTTAATTTCCCTTTCTCTCTACTATTTGCATATTAATAATGACATGCTTCTAGACTTTAATAATCTTTATGACTATGTCCTATTTATCATAATTCCTTTAGTAAGCTAATTACTTTGTATTACTACCTTTTTAGGAGTAATTATTTGTTAatcaaatatataatgtatttctccattcattttgtttattcgatatttaaaaataaacttttattttttaacatttcaagaaaagataatttattttttcttatttcactTTCCGCACTAATTATTTATCTCTCAAAGCATTTTGTAAGACTTAAAATCATACATTTGTTAATATCGATGTtataataaaacacaatcaaaattaaaaaatttaatttaaaaaattaaaacataagttaaaataataaaagattaaTATTAACAAAAGAGCATATATTACATTAATAATTTAActgtaataatatataatgtaataatatttcttttaatagtAAAATTAGAGGAAGATTCAAAGTTTTGGGAAACAAAAACAGAATGTCTCTCTGACACCAATCTCGTTATTTAGATTTCTATAGCAGCCTTTGACCGAATCTTAGccctccattttttttctgctcgatattcgatatttattttggataaaaaataattacaaaatcattttaaatcaGTCGATAGATATAatgctatttttcattttttcctaattggaattagtaatttgaggattttaaattttgttaataatCTATCAATCAATTTTGACAGGGgtttataaattaatacatataattatataattaatttgtttgtaCAAATTAAGATCTACGAAAAAGCTACTGAATTCATTTTGAATCCATGAATTCGCACCTAGTTCcgcaaaaatataataaaattaagagacctaattaaaatgaatattatatttaatcaaaatacaTTTTATGCACGCCATAAGCTATTTTCTTGTAATTATAAGTTGGTGTATTGTAATCATTGACTTTAATTATCTAAAATAGGAGCTAGCTATGAATTAAATAAAGTTCAAGCACATCttctaattataaattaatgatgATTGAAATTTCTATACTAAAAATCTTCAATTACCAATTATTGTATACTAATAATCTTTGTGTGACATATATTGCATGCTTTATATAATCTTTAATTATTGTATACTAATAATCTttatataatgataattaaCTTCATAAGACTTGATAATTCCACAACTAACCTCTATCTTCCTACCTTAATCCAATGATTACCATTTATTCCTTGAAGGGCAAAATTGTCTTTTCCTTAGTCATAGATAATGGGCGCCCATGAATGatgaatcaaattaaataaaaaattcttggataataaaataatagaaataaaaaatagttacacaaaaaaaaaatgaataataaattattaatatttacgtaattataaattatattatattaaaataaaaaattaaattaaaacaaaaaatatgataatttctcTTAGACCgattaatttttcttgaaaaaattaatacacaCAATCACTATCATcatcaaaaacaataataagTTAAATATGTCCCATAAGTGAGTTCGAATAGATGGTTGTGGGGAAACTAATATTATTTTCGATAAACACTTAATTAAACTAAATTTATTTCATCAGTTAACTAACATATATGctactattataaatagttctaTATATATCGTAATTTAACGAAGTACCTAAATAACgacatgatttaaaaaaaattattatttcatatcgTTTGTCCGAAcagagataaaataaaaaatatttgaaatagtaCCAAAGTTGTTTTGCTTCTTTTAATTCTTCTTTTCTGGGGCTTTGTTTCCCTAATACCCACATCCCGCTTAGATCGGATCTTTCTCAAACAATTATCAACAAACCCAAAAAAcagagaacaaaaaaaaaaaaatcatatccaaaaaaaaaaaaagaagcttttTTCTCTGATTTTTTCAACAGAAATTcttgaacttttatttttttggtcaaTTTGATGGCCTAAATCTTAATTAGGAAAATGGGGAATGTAACAGCAGGTGTAGCTgcaaaatttgcattttttccACCAGAGCCACCAACATATGAAGTATTTAAAGATGAAGATGGAAGGGTTTGTTTTAGTGGAATAACAGCTGATAAGAATGTAAATGTTCATTTGTTAGATACAAAAGGTGGTAATAAAATTGTAGCTACTTTTTGGAAACATCCATCTGGCAGATTTACACTTCTTTATTCACATGGAAATGCTGCTGATTTGGGACAAATGATTGATCTTTTTGTTGAACTTAGAGCTCATCTTCGTGTTAATATTATGTGGTAtgtttttatatctttttttttttttaaatcatggggtttattgtttttgatagTATTGCTAATGGTTGTTATAAAGTTTTGATCTTTACTTGTTTTCCTGTATATTGCTTCTGGTTCTTTGTTGAGCTGTTTGTTGAGCTTATAGATTATtctactttctttttttgttttggtgtAATGGGgtgtttcttgtttttgataGTATTGCTAATGGTTTTTATAAAGTTTTGATCTGTACTTGTTTTCTTGTATATTGCTTCTGCCTAATATGTTCTTTGTTGACCTGTTTGTTGAGCTTATAGATGattcctctttcttttttttgttttggggtAATGGGgtgtttctttttttcttttcttttttttttggtttgaggGTGTTTTTAGAATATTTGATTTCATGGTTTTTGATTGTATTGCTAATGATTGTTGTAAAGTTTTGAtctttattttgatttcttgtATATTGCTTCTGCCTAATACTATGTGGTATGTTCccttttattgataatattcttcttctgtttttttttctgatcCCTTTCTGTTTTGGGGTTGTGGGGTGTTTTCTTTTCTGGTTTGGGGGGTGTTTTTAGGATAATTTATTTCATGGGGTTTCTTCCTTTTTGATTGTATTGCTAATGGTTGTTGTAAAGTTTTGATCTTTACTTTGTTTTCTTGTATTGCTTCTGCCTAATATTATGTgctatgtttctttttattgataatattctcttttttttgtctCCCTTATGTTTTGGGGTTGTGTGGTGTTTTTAGGATAATTGATTTCATGGGGTTGCTTGTTTTCGATAGTATTGTCCATGGTTGTTCCAAAGTTTTGATCTTTACTTTGATTTGTGGTATATTGCTTCTGCCTAATATATTCTTGTTCTAATTATGTGTATGAACTCTCTGTATTTTCTTGGTTTCTGAACTCGTTAACTTGTCTTTCCTAAACTTGCATTATTTTTGTAGTCGCATTAACACTGTAACATCATGTAATTATAATTCTTGAAAGTTGTGCAATTTTGTTATAATCTCCTTTGCCTTTGGCACTGATGTCATGTTTGTGTGCTGGATTGCAGCTATGATTACACGGGATATGGTGGATCTTCAGGTAAGGTAAGCAAATTATCATGCTAACTTCCATTTCTAACAACAATTGGCATCATATCGTTGATCTATCTCGTCAGCACGATGATGCCAATAAAACAGTATCATCGTGCACTtgtgttcattttcttttgcttCTCTCCTCTTGCCTTCTGAGTTTTGTCTCCAAACATTGATGTATGTTTACGTCTATCAGCCATCTGAGTTCAACACGTACCACGACATAGAAGCTGTCTATAATTGTTTGAAGAGCGAATACAGCATTAAGCAGGAGGATATCATCCTATATGGACAATCTGTTGGCAGTGGGCCGACACTACACTTGGCATCTCGCTTGCAGAGGTTAAGAGCCATTGTTCTTCATAGCGCTATACTTTCAGGAATACGAGTTCTATATCCTGTCAAGATGACATTCTGGTTTGACATTTTCAAAGtaagtattttcttctttttttccccaTCTAATTCTTCTGCTTGATTTATTGTGACAAAGCACCATGTTAACAAATCTCTTTCATTTTGCAGAATATAGACAAAATACAAAAAGTCAGCTGCCCGGTTTTAGTGATCCATGTAAGAAACATctatttctttagtttcttcttcCTTCTAGATACTTTCACATACATTTTTTTCTGCTGTTGAAACAGCCTCTTGCAACGTAAGGTTGCATCGAATAGACCCTTGTGGTCTGGCCCTTCCCCAAACCCCACTCATAGGAGGTGCTTAGTGCATTAGGCTGCCCTTTTTGTTCTTTAAACTTCTATCTATTATTCACAAAAAAGTATGCTTCTTTATGTTCgtcattcttcaaattttcttcaTTAGATATGTCTTTCCAACATTCCAACTTCTAAGAGAATGTTATGATAAATGACTAGGAAGATGTAAGTTGTAACGCATAAAACTATATTATGTTGGTGAAATGGAAGAGCACTAC
Proteins encoded in this window:
- the LOC101258382 gene encoding uncharacterized protein → MGNVTAGVAAKFAFFPPEPPTYEVFKDEDGRVCFSGITADKNVNVHLLDTKGGNKIVATFWKHPSGRFTLLYSHGNAADLGQMIDLFVELRAHLRVNIMCYDYTGYGGSSGKPSEFNTYHDIEAVYNCLKSEYSIKQEDIILYGQSVGSGPTLHLASRLQRLRAIVLHSAILSGIRVLYPVKMTFWFDIFKNIDKIQKVSCPVLVIHGTSDEVVDFSHGKRLWELAKEKYDPLWVEGGGHCNLETFPEYIKHMRKFVNAMEKHSFSKRNKGRLSQSPSIAESKHNRCLRFGKRQK